Proteins from a genomic interval of Cheilinus undulatus linkage group 15, ASM1832078v1, whole genome shotgun sequence:
- the LOC121522930 gene encoding gamma-crystallin M3-like, giving the protein MGKIIFFEDRNFQGRSFECMSDCSDLSSYLSRCASCRVESGCFMVYDRPNYMGNQYFLRRGEYSDHMSLGMSDSIQSCRLIPQHRGSYRMRIYERENFQGQSHELMDDCDNIQERYRMTDCQSCNVIDGHWLMYEQPHFSGRMTYLRPGEYRSPRDTGYSNIRLCSARRIVDSC; this is encoded by the exons ATGGGCAAG aTCATATTTTTCGAAGACAGGAACTTTCAGGGTCGCTCTTTTGAGTGCATGAGCGACTGCTCTGACTTGTCCTCCTACCTGAGCAGGTGTGCTTCCTGCCGGGTTGAGAGTGGCTGCTTTATGGTGTACGATCGCCCAAACTACATGGGGAACCAGTATTTCTTGAGGAGGGGGGAATACTCTGATCACATGTCATTGGGCATGAGTGACTCCATTCAATCCTGCCGCCTGATTCCTCAG CACAGAGGCTCTTACAGGATGAGGATTTACGAGAGGGAGAACTTCCAGGGCCAGAGCCACGAGCTGATGGATGACTGTGACAACATCCAGGAACGGTACCGCATGACTGACTGCCAGTCCTGCAACGTGATCGATGGCCACTGGCTGATGTACGAGCAGCCCCACTTCAGTGGCAGGATGACGTACCTGAGGCCTGGAGAGTACAGGAGCCCCAGGGACACGGGATACAGTAACATTAGACTCTGCTCTGCCAGACGCATTGTGGATTCCTGCTGA